Proteins from a genomic interval of Treponema succinifaciens DSM 2489:
- a CDS encoding SpiroCoCo family coiled-coil protein produces MITILGIVIAVVLSAIVSVVIQQTGKNENSMEKVKRYANQRQAEFDEYFEKQTESIKLLANDLDTKDIQVKAAIKRMQMQIDECRQTTENFENPVQNIENIKNKIEAYDKVLQNLMEMTAAVEQNLDSVKKEALVVDKVNSRLSRQNQILEAVEKKVSDVTKQFSVKNSEQLKTIGSDLLNQYEQRASEIDATTEKAIKQNQAIMEKIEDDIRQAYSKAIENAKRLEDESFAKLKDESQKRTSACLDEVEAQTKQITAIIDSRISETQKSLDDKTKIFSDSLKEQTSAIEEKFNERTQRISEMIDARTNVLTGTWTEKIESLEQDLKESSENFDSRLEDAVAGLDNSLAEKTGALEDKINESAGTFENEFADKIKELSDIVENSTSRIEDECSGRISEIEEKLEQSSSGIQNKFSEKLSQIESYFNETSNSIEAGYKERADSLQNELENKFSSLLETFTKQAKIFEDKTSVFEDNVKQKSDIFSSELESNISDFSERLNSEISSLDSQLEEKTSRLEEFFKTNVASLETEYNSKTSDLENSLEQSYSDMFSNIEEKMKDLSKSYEEKCSSMDSTFADKSRNVIQFFEDKTRELEENYDLKTKKLKESLDLNNENAESEMKKKSQALIALFNEKSSNLDSKLKEKMRSLDADLDKNVDELNAKIKQKTGASNTSFENSISKIENEIRQKTAALNTSLIDKFDSIDSIFKKKLEDINNKALSISTEIKNRTDGLEDDVRRKLSNLTEDVKNQTAQAIEKYKTTTSSYTQDIEDRTDVLRKELAERTEALERQIHERAQEIEKKLADLENNVETQTYGAMEQYKSTTSEYTQKIEQNTNSLKEELENKTRDLQELINQRTNEIQSLSEDAIVDAKSRFEDVQKIISTKTDEVSGNALAYVEDAQKQIEEKTDSLVLDAKTAIEKVQEQISRTTENVNQITLALKQDVKVNSEKLEALQNSVENQSSELEKKYNGIFSSILEKAEKDENDAYEKFSSLSSANLDKYKGDVQKRVDEMHSDIKTSLGSLDAQTKSIKENIDETLSSILSRYEKIENNAKEISERIENENESNSEKLKEFSLSMQNQIDELNGSLLSSTKNVAAECDARQTKYLEALDKQLDAYKKEMEYRFKKLNTAGADVDKLESSLRKLMDQSQKKVIGDFEKFSEGAEKTQADFEKSIVAKYEKLKVDLDSVQTSLDEIKKDSAAKLSAKVKVFEDSFTTDLAKRQDDVVLKLSDWKNKFDAQFSDFTAEYEVKRAALEKQYDDALVKRISELTKKTLEQEKKFQTALLSGQTTIQEQINTVNQKIHDFIEQYRNEIQKTIENADEYLKTETDSYNERMNGQLDKIENDLNSKFENFREILLSKQESQSATIDAAVQEFTAWKNSLKGKYEDASQQIEDQLKLLADTNDQKINDLQKDFSVAANKATDVLDDYDKKSKAALADFREQYENMLANVKKSTADQEDYADKKSKELKSRFDKQTDEYMRVYNNAFDKIGEEANKLQFQIDEINKSIGTFKTETAVFDKADILKKQLETSIDDLNKKISAVKNFEEKLNDLSAQAKRLEKFGDDVNSRLNAYSLDKSRLDSIEYKFNTLMNLSSGMDSKIQELTSMSDDILNMQAKVGKFQDSISNVQSKLERIENKKETYDRVAEEVDRSFENISQLEKRLEECSGKVNSLPDEIKSMQNHIDKIMKNSGKINDAVDKITSLQSLIDDAEERIAKIKDSRDGILNTEVRLQKLYSDADSKLKLLHDITAKEVGSKPSAVTGSNITPQLKSNVIKLKKDGWKNAEIAKRLKIEENIVNLILEMGTDE; encoded by the coding sequence GTGATTACTATATTAGGAATTGTCATTGCGGTAGTTTTGTCTGCGATTGTTTCTGTTGTTATTCAGCAGACTGGTAAAAATGAAAATTCAATGGAAAAAGTCAAACGCTATGCAAACCAGCGTCAGGCTGAATTTGATGAGTATTTTGAAAAGCAGACGGAATCTATAAAACTTCTTGCAAACGATTTGGACACAAAAGATATTCAAGTTAAGGCTGCGATAAAAAGAATGCAGATGCAGATTGACGAGTGCCGCCAGACTACAGAAAATTTTGAAAATCCTGTTCAGAATATTGAGAACATAAAAAATAAAATTGAAGCTTATGATAAAGTTTTGCAGAATCTTATGGAAATGACAGCCGCAGTTGAACAAAATCTTGATTCTGTAAAAAAAGAAGCCCTTGTTGTGGACAAAGTAAATTCCAGGCTTTCCCGCCAAAATCAAATTCTTGAAGCTGTAGAGAAAAAAGTTTCTGATGTTACAAAACAATTCTCTGTAAAAAATTCTGAGCAGCTCAAGACGATTGGTTCTGATTTGCTGAATCAGTATGAGCAGCGCGCTTCGGAAATTGATGCGACAACAGAAAAAGCCATAAAGCAAAATCAGGCTATTATGGAAAAAATTGAAGACGACATCCGTCAGGCATATTCCAAGGCGATTGAAAATGCAAAGCGGCTTGAAGACGAGTCGTTTGCAAAACTCAAAGATGAATCTCAAAAAAGAACTTCCGCTTGTCTTGATGAAGTTGAAGCTCAGACAAAACAAATCACTGCGATTATTGATTCAAGAATTTCTGAAACGCAAAAAAGCCTCGATGATAAAACAAAAATATTCAGTGATTCTTTGAAAGAGCAGACTTCCGCAATTGAAGAAAAATTCAATGAGCGCACACAACGCATTTCAGAAATGATTGACGCGCGTACAAATGTTCTTACCGGCACTTGGACTGAAAAAATTGAATCGCTTGAGCAGGACTTAAAAGAAAGTTCTGAAAACTTTGATTCACGTTTGGAAGATGCCGTTGCTGGTCTTGATAATTCTCTTGCTGAAAAAACTGGTGCGCTTGAAGATAAAATAAATGAATCCGCAGGAACTTTTGAAAATGAGTTTGCTGACAAAATAAAAGAACTTTCTGACATTGTTGAAAATTCTACTTCAAGGATTGAAGACGAATGTTCTGGAAGAATTTCTGAAATTGAAGAAAAACTTGAGCAGTCATCGTCAGGCATTCAAAATAAATTTTCAGAAAAACTTTCACAGATTGAATCTTATTTCAATGAAACTTCAAATTCTATTGAAGCCGGTTATAAAGAGCGCGCTGATTCTCTTCAAAATGAATTGGAAAATAAATTTTCTTCCTTGCTTGAAACTTTCACAAAGCAAGCGAAAATTTTTGAGGACAAGACTTCAGTCTTTGAAGACAATGTGAAACAAAAATCTGATATTTTCTCTTCTGAACTTGAGTCGAATATTTCTGATTTTTCGGAGCGGCTCAATTCTGAAATTTCTTCACTTGATTCTCAGTTGGAAGAAAAAACTTCACGGTTGGAAGAGTTTTTCAAAACTAACGTGGCTTCCCTTGAAACTGAATACAACTCAAAAACTTCTGACCTTGAAAATTCTTTAGAGCAAAGCTACTCCGATATGTTCTCGAATATTGAAGAAAAAATGAAGGATCTTTCAAAATCTTATGAGGAAAAATGTTCTTCCATGGATTCGACCTTTGCAGATAAAAGCCGTAACGTTATTCAGTTCTTTGAAGATAAAACACGAGAGCTTGAAGAAAACTATGATTTAAAAACAAAGAAGCTGAAAGAATCTTTGGATTTAAATAATGAAAATGCAGAATCCGAAATGAAGAAAAAATCCCAGGCGCTTATTGCTTTGTTCAATGAAAAGTCTTCAAATTTGGATTCAAAACTCAAGGAAAAAATGCGTTCCCTTGATGCTGATTTGGATAAAAATGTTGATGAGCTTAATGCAAAAATAAAACAAAAAACAGGAGCTTCAAACACTTCATTTGAAAATTCTATTTCAAAAATTGAAAATGAAATCCGCCAGAAAACAGCAGCACTTAATACAAGTTTAATTGATAAGTTTGATTCGATTGACAGCATATTTAAAAAGAAACTTGAAGACATAAATAACAAGGCTCTTTCAATTTCCACTGAAATTAAAAACCGCACAGACGGACTTGAAGATGATGTCCGCAGAAAACTTTCAAATCTTACAGAAGATGTAAAAAATCAGACAGCGCAAGCCATTGAAAAATACAAAACGACGACTTCAAGTTATACGCAGGATATTGAAGATAGAACTGATGTTTTGCGCAAAGAACTTGCGGAACGAACAGAGGCTCTTGAACGTCAAATTCATGAACGTGCTCAGGAAATTGAAAAGAAACTTGCTGATCTTGAAAATAATGTTGAAACTCAAACTTACGGAGCGATGGAGCAGTATAAGTCCACAACTTCTGAGTACACGCAAAAAATTGAGCAGAATACTAACTCTTTAAAAGAAGAGCTTGAAAACAAAACCCGCGATTTGCAGGAACTTATTAATCAGCGCACAAATGAAATTCAGTCTCTTTCAGAAGATGCGATTGTAGATGCAAAGAGTCGTTTTGAAGATGTCCAGAAAATAATTTCTACAAAAACGGATGAAGTTTCTGGAAACGCTCTTGCTTATGTTGAAGATGCTCAAAAGCAGATTGAAGAAAAAACTGACAGCCTTGTTTTAGATGCGAAAACTGCAATTGAAAAAGTTCAAGAACAGATTTCAAGAACAACAGAAAATGTAAATCAAATTACATTGGCGTTAAAGCAGGATGTGAAAGTTAATTCTGAAAAATTGGAAGCTTTGCAGAATTCTGTTGAAAATCAGTCTTCTGAACTTGAAAAAAAATACAACGGAATATTTTCTTCTATACTTGAAAAAGCAGAAAAAGATGAAAACGATGCTTATGAAAAATTCAGCAGTTTGAGTTCTGCAAATCTTGACAAGTACAAAGGCGATGTTCAAAAGCGCGTGGACGAAATGCATTCCGATATAAAAACTTCCCTTGGTTCTCTTGATGCGCAGACAAAATCGATAAAGGAAAATATTGACGAAACGCTTTCTTCTATTCTTTCCCGCTACGAGAAAATTGAAAATAATGCAAAAGAAATTTCCGAGCGAATTGAAAATGAAAATGAAAGCAATTCTGAAAAACTCAAGGAATTTTCTTTGTCAATGCAAAATCAGATTGATGAACTTAATGGAAGTTTGCTTTCCTCTACAAAAAATGTTGCCGCTGAATGTGATGCCCGCCAGACAAAATATCTTGAAGCCTTGGACAAGCAGCTCGATGCTTACAAAAAAGAAATGGAGTATAGGTTTAAAAAATTGAATACTGCCGGAGCTGACGTTGACAAACTTGAATCATCTTTAAGAAAACTTATGGATCAAAGCCAGAAAAAAGTTATAGGCGACTTTGAAAAATTTTCTGAAGGCGCGGAAAAAACTCAGGCTGACTTTGAAAAATCAATTGTTGCAAAATATGAAAAACTAAAAGTTGACTTGGATTCTGTTCAGACTTCACTTGATGAAATTAAAAAAGATTCCGCTGCTAAACTTAGCGCAAAAGTCAAAGTGTTCGAAGATTCATTTACAACTGATCTTGCAAAACGTCAGGATGATGTTGTTCTAAAACTTTCTGACTGGAAAAATAAATTTGACGCGCAGTTTTCTGATTTTACAGCTGAGTATGAAGTTAAACGTGCAGCTTTGGAGAAGCAATATGATGATGCTCTTGTAAAACGAATTTCCGAACTTACAAAGAAAACACTTGAACAGGAAAAGAAATTCCAGACAGCGTTGCTTTCCGGTCAGACAACTATTCAGGAGCAGATTAATACAGTGAATCAGAAAATTCATGATTTTATTGAGCAGTATAGAAACGAAATTCAAAAAACGATTGAAAATGCGGATGAATATTTAAAGACAGAAACTGACAGTTATAATGAGCGCATGAATGGTCAGCTTGATAAAATTGAGAATGATTTGAATTCCAAGTTTGAAAATTTCCGCGAGATTCTTCTTTCAAAGCAGGAATCTCAGTCGGCAACAATCGATGCGGCTGTGCAGGAATTTACAGCTTGGAAAAACAGTCTTAAAGGAAAATACGAGGATGCCTCGCAGCAAATTGAAGATCAGCTCAAGCTTCTTGCCGATACAAATGATCAAAAAATAAATGACTTGCAAAAAGATTTTTCTGTTGCGGCAAATAAAGCTACAGATGTTCTTGATGATTACGATAAAAAGTCCAAGGCGGCTCTTGCTGATTTCCGTGAGCAATATGAAAATATGCTTGCAAATGTAAAGAAATCAACGGCTGACCAGGAAGATTATGCTGACAAAAAAAGCAAGGAACTCAAAAGCAGATTTGACAAGCAGACTGACGAATATATGCGTGTTTACAACAATGCCTTTGATAAAATCGGCGAGGAGGCGAATAAGCTTCAGTTCCAAATTGATGAAATCAACAAAAGCATTGGAACTTTCAAAACTGAAACGGCGGTCTTTGACAAAGCAGATATTTTGAAAAAACAGCTTGAAACTTCTATTGATGATTTAAACAAAAAAATTTCAGCAGTGAAAAATTTTGAAGAAAAATTAAATGACTTGTCTGCTCAGGCGAAGCGTCTTGAAAAGTTCGGCGATGATGTTAATTCACGTTTGAATGCGTATAGCTTGGATAAATCTCGTTTGGACAGCATTGAATATAAATTCAATACGCTTATGAATTTGAGCAGTGGCATGGATTCAAAGATTCAGGAACTCACTTCTATGAGCGATGATATTTTAAATATGCAGGCAAAGGTTGGAAAATTTCAGGACAGCATTTCAAATGTTCAGTCAAAACTTGAGCGGATAGAAAATAAAAAAGAAACTTACGATCGTGTCGCAGAAGAAGTTGACAGGTCTTTTGAAAATATTTCACAGCTTGAAAAACGTCTTGAAGAATGCTCAGGCAAAGTTAATTCTCTGCCGGATGAAATCAAGTCAATGCAAAACCATATTGATAAGATTATGAAGAACAGCGGAAAAATTAATGATGCCGTTGATAAAATAACTTCTTTGCAAAGTTTGATTGATGATGCGGAAGAACGTATTGCGAAAATCAAAGATTCTCGTGATGGAATTCTTAACACAGAAGTCAGGCTGCAAAAACTTTATTCTGATGCTGATAGCAAGTTGAAACTTCTTCATGATATTACAGCGAAGGAAGTTGGAAGCAAGCCATCTGCTGTAACTGGTTCAAATATTACTCCGCAGCTAAAATCGAATGTTATTAAGCTGAAAAAAGACGGATGGAAAAATGCTGAAATTGCAAAGCGTTTGAAGATTGAAGAGAATATAGTAAATCTTATTCTTGAAATGGGAACTGACGAGTAA
- a CDS encoding GNAT family N-acetyltransferase → MTKYYPDEMDENGNYHYGYFEAYFTEPARKAYLIYSGQNLAGFAMLNPHSYIGHKVDFVIAEFCVFPAYRRQHIAQKASEFILKKHPGKWEIKFNGNNLGAKKLWEKVTQKYNPAVHHINDDETVLEFSNC, encoded by the coding sequence ATGACAAAATATTATCCGGACGAGATGGATGAGAACGGAAATTATCACTACGGATATTTTGAAGCGTATTTTACCGAGCCGGCGCGTAAGGCGTATTTAATCTACAGCGGGCAGAATCTGGCAGGGTTCGCAATGCTGAATCCGCACTCGTACATCGGGCACAAGGTGGATTTTGTGATTGCGGAATTCTGCGTTTTTCCGGCATACCGCAGGCAGCACATCGCCCAAAAAGCCAGTGAATTTATCTTGAAAAAACATCCGGGCAAATGGGAAATCAAATTCAACGGGAACAACTTGGGCGCAAAAAAACTGTGGGAAAAAGTCACGCAAAAATACAATCCTGCGGTTCATCACATTAATGACGATGAAACTGTCCTGGAATTTTCAAACTGCTGA
- a CDS encoding type I restriction-modification system subunit M, translating into MSGIQQRAELQAQIWKIANEVRGAVDGWDFKQFVLGTLFYRFISENFCAYIEADDESIVYASLEDSIITPEIKDDAIKTKGYFIYPSQLFVNIAKNANDNESLNTDLAEIFSEIEKSATGYDSEQDIKGLFADFDTTSNRLGNTVKEKNSRLAAVINGVSGLNFGNFHDNQIDLFGDAYEFLISNYAANAGKSGGEFFTPQNVSKLIARLAMHKQENVNKIYDPACGSGSLLLQAKKQFEENKIEDGFFGQEINHTTYNLARMNMFLHNINYDKFNIKLGDTLTNPQFKDDKPFDAIVSNPPYSINWIGSDDPTLINDDRFAPAGVLAPKSKADFAFILHSLNYLSSKGRAAIVCFPGIFYRGGAEQKIRKYLVDNNYVETVISLAPNLFYGTSIAVNILVLSKHKEDTKIQFIEAGELYQKETNNNILTDEHIEKIIEAFDSKNDIQYFAKSAELEEIAKNDYNLSVSSYVEAKDTREKIDIMELNAKIREIVARENVLRAEIDKIVDEIEGE; encoded by the coding sequence ATGTCCGGCATACAGCAAAGAGCGGAGCTGCAGGCTCAAATCTGGAAAATAGCGAATGAAGTCCGGGGAGCAGTTGACGGATGGGATTTTAAACAGTTCGTTTTAGGAACGCTTTTCTATCGTTTTATCAGCGAGAATTTTTGTGCATATATAGAGGCTGACGATGAAAGCATTGTGTATGCAAGCCTTGAAGATTCAATAATCACTCCGGAAATAAAGGACGATGCGATAAAGACAAAAGGATACTTTATCTATCCTAGCCAGCTTTTTGTGAACATTGCGAAAAATGCGAATGACAATGAATCTTTGAACACAGATCTGGCGGAGATTTTTTCTGAAATTGAAAAATCCGCGACAGGCTACGATTCCGAGCAGGATATAAAAGGGCTTTTTGCTGATTTCGACACGACAAGCAACAGGTTGGGAAACACGGTAAAAGAAAAAAACTCCAGGCTTGCAGCGGTTATAAACGGAGTTTCTGGACTGAATTTTGGAAATTTCCACGACAATCAGATTGACCTTTTTGGCGACGCCTACGAATTTTTGATTTCAAACTACGCGGCAAATGCAGGAAAATCGGGCGGAGAATTTTTTACTCCTCAGAATGTCTCAAAACTTATCGCGCGCCTTGCAATGCACAAGCAGGAAAACGTGAACAAGATTTACGACCCTGCGTGCGGTTCAGGCTCGCTCCTCTTGCAGGCGAAAAAGCAGTTCGAGGAAAACAAAATAGAAGACGGCTTTTTCGGGCAGGAAATCAACCATACAACATACAACCTTGCAAGAATGAATATGTTCCTGCACAACATAAATTACGATAAATTCAACATAAAACTCGGAGACACGCTCACAAATCCGCAGTTCAAGGACGACAAGCCTTTTGATGCGATTGTCTCGAATCCGCCGTATTCAATCAACTGGATTGGAAGCGACGACCCCACATTGATAAACGACGATCGCTTTGCTCCGGCAGGAGTCCTGGCTCCAAAGTCAAAGGCGGATTTTGCGTTCATTCTTCATTCGCTAAATTATCTTTCAAGCAAAGGCCGGGCTGCGATTGTCTGCTTCCCTGGAATTTTCTACCGAGGTGGCGCAGAACAGAAAATCAGAAAATACCTTGTAGACAACAACTATGTGGAAACTGTAATTTCACTTGCGCCGAATCTTTTTTACGGAACTTCAATCGCTGTAAATATTTTAGTTCTTTCAAAGCACAAGGAAGACACAAAAATCCAGTTTATAGAAGCCGGCGAGCTTTATCAAAAAGAAACAAACAACAATATTCTTACAGATGAGCATATAGAAAAAATCATAGAAGCGTTTGACTCAAAAAATGACATTCAATATTTTGCAAAGTCCGCAGAATTAGAAGAAATTGCAAAAAACGACTACAACCTTTCCGTTTCAAGTTATGTCGAGGCCAAAGACACACGCGAAAAAATCGACATCATGGAACTGAACGCAAAAATCAGGGAAATCGTAGCAAGAGAAAACGTTCTCCGCGCCGAAATTGACAAGATTGTTGATGAGATTGAGGGAGAATAA
- a CDS encoding AAA family ATPase, protein MILEFSITNTYSIGEKQTISFEPASYDKENKNHYIDIDGIKILKLACIYGSNAAGKTNMAVALNFYLRFMAYSFYTTKPEEKIPFVPYFFETENLDDVCGEFDLVFFAYSTEEKKYIKYHYYLRINRNEVLEESLNYYPKRLPRLIFNRNKMNIEWGNSVKGAKKAIEDILISNCSLISASSKTKISVLNDVFFYIVNRYKGFFSPFNNEIPQSLLEKLDNDESLKNKATGFLSFADFGSISDISIKKEIKESNENLSLTASNNKEKTNRRASLVHKYNQKEYPLPLGLESAGTIRVLELIEPLVNSSESSLTIIDEIEASLHQDLIEAFLRLFLELSKNAQLLFTTHNQELLDSGLILDDEVWFCTKTQNGNSVYNSISDFTGFRKEVSRKKLYQAGKFGGLPNIDIQGLKELFYGKKKD, encoded by the coding sequence ATGATTTTAGAATTTTCAATTACAAATACATATTCAATTGGAGAAAAACAAACTATTAGTTTTGAGCCAGCTAGTTATGATAAAGAAAATAAGAATCACTATATTGATATAGATGGAATAAAAATACTAAAACTTGCCTGTATTTATGGTTCAAATGCAGCCGGCAAAACAAATATGGCTGTGGCTCTAAATTTTTATTTACGTTTTATGGCTTATTCATTTTATACTACAAAGCCAGAAGAGAAAATTCCATTTGTACCGTATTTTTTTGAAACAGAAAATCTTGATGATGTTTGTGGAGAATTCGATTTAGTTTTTTTTGCATACAGCACAGAAGAAAAAAAATATATAAAATATCACTATTATTTAAGAATCAATAGAAATGAGGTTTTGGAAGAGTCCTTAAATTATTATCCTAAAAGATTGCCGCGCCTGATATTCAACAGAAATAAAATGAATATTGAATGGGGAAACTCTGTAAAAGGAGCAAAAAAAGCAATAGAAGATATTCTTATTTCCAACTGTTCTTTAATTTCTGCAAGTTCTAAAACAAAAATTTCTGTCCTTAATGATGTATTTTTTTATATTGTTAATAGATATAAAGGCTTTTTTAGCCCTTTTAATAATGAAATCCCACAATCTTTGCTTGAAAAACTTGATAATGATGAATCCTTGAAAAACAAGGCAACTGGTTTTCTTTCATTTGCTGATTTCGGTTCTATATCAGATATTTCAATAAAAAAAGAAATCAAAGAGTCGAATGAAAATTTGTCATTAACTGCTTCAAATAATAAAGAAAAAACTAATAGAAGAGCTTCACTGGTGCATAAATATAATCAAAAAGAATATCCATTGCCATTGGGGCTTGAATCTGCTGGTACAATAAGAGTCTTGGAGCTGATAGAGCCACTGGTGAATTCGAGCGAATCTAGTTTGACGATTATAGATGAAATAGAGGCATCGTTGCATCAGGACTTAATAGAAGCCTTTTTAAGATTGTTTTTGGAACTGTCTAAAAATGCTCAATTGCTTTTTACAACTCACAATCAGGAATTATTAGATTCTGGATTAATTTTAGATGATGAGGTTTGGTTCTGTACAAAGACTCAAAATGGAAACAGTGTGTATAATTCCATCTCAGATTTTACAGGTTTTAGAAAAGAAGTTTCTCGAAAAAAACTATATCAGGCAGGAAAATTTGGCGGCTTACCTAACATTGATATTCAAGGTCTAAAGGAGTTGTTCTATGGCAAGAAGAAAGATTAA
- a CDS encoding RloB family protein produces MARRKIKTPAYKTILLVVEGETEQIYFERLKAFEKYPNLRIKPEMPKHSNIGTLLDFAKKEAKSKAYDAVWLLFDRDVLKTQNISKDILRQINDKKALAKLKINLADSFPCFEVWFLLHYCLPKQYYSSQNELIKDLCKYLPSYTKNNVWLSRNDIYKLLKNRIDNAYVNSEKLHSRNAGFDSMESTMCNVDLLMEEISSLAGDANNL; encoded by the coding sequence ATGGCAAGAAGAAAGATTAAAACTCCTGCATATAAGACAATTCTTCTTGTTGTTGAAGGAGAGACTGAGCAGATTTATTTTGAACGGTTAAAGGCTTTTGAAAAATATCCGAACTTACGAATAAAACCTGAGATGCCAAAGCATAGTAACATTGGTACGTTGCTTGATTTTGCGAAAAAAGAAGCTAAGTCAAAAGCTTATGATGCAGTGTGGCTATTATTTGACCGGGATGTTTTAAAGACGCAAAATATTTCTAAAGATATTTTAAGACAAATTAATGATAAAAAAGCTTTGGCTAAATTAAAAATAAATTTGGCGGATTCTTTTCCGTGTTTTGAAGTCTGGTTTTTGCTGCATTATTGTTTGCCAAAACAATATTACAGTTCTCAAAATGAATTGATAAAAGATTTATGCAAATATCTGCCTTCATATACTAAAAATAATGTCTGGTTGTCTAGGAATGATATTTATAAACTGTTGAAAAACAGAATTGACAATGCATATGTAAATTCAGAAAAACTTCATTCAAGAAATGCGGGCTTTGATTCAATGGAATCAACAATGTGCAATGTTGATTTGTTAATGGAAGAAATTTCAAGCCTTGCAGGTGATGCTAATAATCTATAA
- a CDS encoding restriction endonuclease subunit S, which yields MTKLDELINELCPDGVEYRLFFDVCNYIRGITYNKNDEVNNDSYGIEVLRANNITLETNTLNFDDVKIISENVKIKETQWLKKNDILICAGSGSKEHIGKVAYIFADTNITFGGFMAVVRPKIENFSTRFLFHILTSDMFKRHLAKVSAASSSTINNINNDTWKNFQIPVPPLPVQEEIVRILDSFTELTAELTAELTARRKQYEYYRDALLTPPFGSAGSPINGTFPVVKLKDIATEFYRGSGIRRDEITAEGVPCVRYGEIYTTYNISFEKCVSHTKLEYVQSPKYFEHGDILFAITGENIEDIAKSVAYTGNEKCLAGGDIVVMKHNQNPRYLAHVLATTEARIQKGKGKVKSKVVHSSIPSIQEIEIPLPSLDVQERWANVLDNFDAICSDLKIGLPAEIDARKKQYEYYRDLLLTFAERGNTIFTEQNRTEQNRTEQNR from the coding sequence ATGACTAAACTAGACGAGCTGATAAATGAACTTTGCCCTGATGGGGTGGAATATAGATTGTTTTTTGATGTATGTAATTACATACGTGGAATTACATATAACAAGAACGATGAAGTAAATAATGATTCTTATGGAATAGAGGTTTTACGAGCGAATAATATTACTCTTGAAACAAATACTTTGAATTTTGATGATGTAAAAATAATCTCTGAAAATGTAAAAATAAAAGAAACGCAATGGCTCAAGAAAAATGATATTCTGATTTGTGCTGGAAGTGGAAGCAAAGAACATATCGGAAAAGTCGCATATATTTTTGCTGATACAAACATTACTTTTGGTGGATTCATGGCTGTTGTTCGACCAAAAATTGAAAATTTTTCAACAAGATTCTTATTTCATATTTTAACAAGCGATATGTTCAAAAGACATTTAGCAAAAGTTTCTGCAGCTTCAAGTTCAACAATTAACAATATAAATAATGATACTTGGAAAAATTTCCAAATCCCTGTTCCTCCCCTCCCTGTGCAGGAGGAAATTGTCCGCATACTCGACAGTTTTACGGAGCTTACAGCGGAGCTTACAGCGGAGCTTACAGCGCGCCGCAAGCAGTACGAGTACTACCGCGACGCGCTGCTGACACCTCCGTTCGGTTCGGCAGGCTCACCGATCAATGGAACTTTTCCTGTTGTGAAGCTGAAGGACATTGCGACAGAGTTTTACAGAGGTTCCGGAATCAGGCGTGACGAAATCACAGCGGAAGGCGTTCCATGCGTGCGTTACGGCGAAATCTACACGACCTACAACATCAGCTTTGAAAAGTGCGTTTCCCACACAAAACTTGAATACGTTCAGTCGCCGAAATATTTTGAGCATGGGGACATTCTTTTTGCAATCACTGGCGAGAACATCGAGGACATCGCAAAGTCTGTCGCCTACACAGGAAACGAAAAATGTCTTGCCGGCGGCGATATTGTTGTAATGAAGCACAATCAGAATCCAAGATATTTGGCGCACGTTCTTGCCACGACAGAAGCGAGAATTCAGAAAGGCAAGGGCAAGGTAAAAAGCAAGGTTGTGCACTCAAGCATTCCGTCAATTCAGGAAATAGAAATTCCGTTGCCGTCGCTTGACGTGCAGGAACGCTGGGCAAACGTTCTCGACAACTTCGACGCCATCTGCTCAGACCTGAAAATAGGACTTCCGGCGGAAATCGACGCGCGCAAAAAACAATATGAATATTATCGCGATTTGCTCTTGACATTCGCAGAACGCGGTAACACAATCTTCACAGAACAGAACAGAACAGAACAGAACAGAACAGAACAGAACAGATGA